In one Oncorhynchus nerka isolate Pitt River linkage group LG7, Oner_Uvic_2.0, whole genome shotgun sequence genomic region, the following are encoded:
- the LOC115132297 gene encoding high mobility group protein HMG-I/HMG-Y-like isoform X2 translates to MSDKGTISTKEGAEKRGRGRPRKQPPVKSGSDEPSGSPTPKRPRGRPKGSKNKTVTKGKKTPAASTAGMKRRGRPKKELPDVKSTTPGVYCLI, encoded by the exons ATGAGTGATAAGGGCACCATTTCAACAAAAGAGGGAGCAGAGAAGAGGGGACGTGGAAGGCCAAGGAAACAGCCACCGGTGAAAAGTGGTTCTGAT GAGCCCAGTGGGTCCCCTACCCCAAAGAGGCCCAGGGGAAGGCCAAAAGGCAGCAAGAACAAGACTGTCACCAAGGGCAAG AAGACACCAGCAGCCTCAACTGCAGGGATGAAACGCAGGGGAAGACCTAAGAAGGAG CTACCAGATGTGAAGTCAACTACACCTGGAGTATATTGCTTAATTTGA
- the LOC115132297 gene encoding high mobility group protein HMG-I/HMG-Y-like isoform X3: MSDKGTISTKEGAEKRGRGRPRKQPPVKSGSDEPSGSPTPKRPRGRPKGSKNKTVTKGKKTPAASTAGMKRRGRPKKEIVLMRN; encoded by the exons ATGAGTGATAAGGGCACCATTTCAACAAAAGAGGGAGCAGAGAAGAGGGGACGTGGAAGGCCAAGGAAACAGCCACCGGTGAAAAGTGGTTCTGAT GAGCCCAGTGGGTCCCCTACCCCAAAGAGGCCCAGGGGAAGGCCAAAAGGCAGCAAGAACAAGACTGTCACCAAGGGCAAG AAGACACCAGCAGCCTCAACTGCAGGGATGAAACGCAGGGGAAGACCTAAGAAGGAG ATAGTTCTGATGAGGAATTGA
- the LOC115132297 gene encoding high mobility group protein HMG-I/HMG-Y-like isoform X1, producing MSDKGTISTKEGAEKRGRGRPRKQPPVKSGSDEPSGSPTPKRPRGRPKGSKNKTVTKGKKTPAASTAGMKRRGRPKKEEKEEQTAKESSSEEGEEEEDQ from the exons ATGAGTGATAAGGGCACCATTTCAACAAAAGAGGGAGCAGAGAAGAGGGGACGTGGAAGGCCAAGGAAACAGCCACCGGTGAAAAGTGGTTCTGAT GAGCCCAGTGGGTCCCCTACCCCAAAGAGGCCCAGGGGAAGGCCAAAAGGCAGCAAGAACAAGACTGTCACCAAGGGCAAG AAGACACCAGCAGCCTCAACTGCAGGGATGAAACGCAGGGGAAGACCTAAGAAGGAG GAAAAGGAGGAACAGACAGCCAAGGAATCATCAtctgaagaaggagaggaggaggaagaccagTAA